One Actinomycetota bacterium DNA segment encodes these proteins:
- the acsB gene encoding acetyl-CoA decarbonylase/synthase complex subunit alpha/beta, whose product MSKIIASAAIRGAHALVGRAEKALDEAIKAKGEAEPFSLPDTAYYLPVIYAMTGQKCKTLGDLPPIIEKAKALLPDEPTARVWLPYLGPALDAGMATLFAEEIIEAMKYVMGPNPVDGIWLGATDDVIVRTQGIKLVDGSMPGFAAVVGAAPTTEQAVQLATDLRERNILLFMAGETDGKTMAEQLEEAGVQMGWDVYLVPFGRDITAAIYALGVAARAAMTFGGITPGGMKEARDILMYNKNRVFAFVIALGEVDDEKYATAAGAINFGFPVVADTDIPQILPTGIATYEHVVSNVPLDKIVDTAIEVRGLKIKITKIPIPVSFGPAFEGERIRKEQMFAQFGGQKSPAFEYLRMREMDDVENGKIEVIGPEIDKMEEGGAYPLGILIEVAGRKMQPDFEPVLERQLHHLINGAEGIWHMGQRDMNWIRISKGAKDKGFKIEHFGEILKAKLMDDFPAIVDKIQIKIFTDEAAMKDVLEEARTAFVARDERVAGLTDESVDLFYSCTLCQSFAPNHVCVISPERLGLCGAYNWLDAKAAFEISPTGANQPITKGETLDAEKGQWAGVNEVVYQKTNKSVERINAYSIMEDPETSCGCFECIVAILPLANGVMIVNREFSGETPIGMKFSTLAGSVGGGAQTPGFLGVGRQYITSDKFIKADGGFQRIVWMPKELKDALASQLAKRSESMGVPDFAEKICDETIAVTEEEVMNHMAQVSHPALEMNPIIG is encoded by the coding sequence ATGTCGAAAATTATCGCATCAGCCGCCATTCGGGGCGCGCACGCCCTGGTCGGACGGGCTGAGAAAGCGCTGGACGAGGCGATAAAGGCTAAAGGCGAAGCCGAGCCGTTCTCGCTGCCCGATACCGCTTATTATCTGCCGGTCATCTACGCGATGACAGGCCAGAAATGTAAGACTCTGGGCGATTTGCCACCCATAATCGAGAAGGCCAAAGCGCTCCTGCCCGACGAGCCGACAGCGCGCGTCTGGCTGCCGTATCTGGGCCCGGCGCTGGACGCCGGTATGGCGACGCTATTCGCCGAGGAAATCATCGAGGCGATGAAATACGTTATGGGCCCGAACCCGGTAGACGGCATCTGGTTGGGCGCCACCGACGATGTCATCGTCCGGACGCAGGGAATTAAACTGGTCGACGGCAGCATGCCTGGTTTCGCGGCGGTTGTCGGCGCGGCCCCGACGACGGAACAAGCCGTCCAGCTGGCTACCGACCTGCGCGAGCGCAATATCCTTTTGTTTATGGCCGGCGAAACGGACGGTAAGACTATGGCCGAGCAACTTGAGGAAGCCGGTGTTCAGATGGGGTGGGACGTATATCTGGTTCCGTTCGGCCGGGACATCACGGCGGCTATCTACGCCCTCGGCGTCGCTGCCCGCGCGGCCATGACTTTCGGCGGCATTACGCCGGGAGGAATGAAAGAAGCTCGCGATATCCTGATGTACAACAAGAACCGCGTTTTCGCCTTTGTCATCGCTTTGGGCGAGGTCGACGACGAGAAATACGCGACGGCGGCGGGTGCCATCAACTTCGGCTTCCCGGTCGTTGCCGACACCGACATCCCGCAGATCTTACCGACCGGAATCGCTACTTACGAACACGTCGTTTCCAACGTGCCGCTGGACAAGATCGTCGACACGGCGATAGAAGTCCGGGGATTAAAAATCAAGATTACCAAGATCCCGATCCCCGTTTCGTTCGGCCCGGCTTTCGAGGGTGAGCGAATTCGTAAAGAGCAGATGTTCGCCCAGTTCGGCGGGCAGAAGTCGCCGGCTTTCGAGTATCTGCGCATGCGAGAAATGGACGACGTCGAGAACGGCAAGATCGAAGTAATCGGGCCGGAGATCGACAAGATGGAGGAAGGCGGAGCTTATCCCCTCGGCATTTTGATCGAGGTCGCCGGACGGAAGATGCAGCCCGACTTTGAGCCGGTGTTGGAGAGGCAGCTGCACCACCTCATCAACGGAGCCGAAGGAATCTGGCATATGGGCCAGCGCGATATGAATTGGATCCGCATCAGCAAGGGCGCCAAGGACAAGGGCTTCAAGATAGAGCATTTTGGCGAGATTCTAAAAGCGAAACTTATGGACGACTTCCCGGCCATCGTGGATAAAATTCAGATCAAGATATTCACCGACGAAGCGGCCATGAAGGACGTACTGGAAGAGGCGAGGACCGCCTTTGTCGCCCGCGACGAGCGCGTAGCCGGCTTGACCGATGAAAGCGTCGACCTCTTCTACTCCTGCACGTTATGCCAGAGCTTTGCCCCGAATCACGTCTGCGTTATATCGCCCGAGCGCCTGGGATTATGCGGCGCCTACAACTGGCTGGACGCCAAAGCGGCGTTTGAAATCAGTCCGACCGGTGCCAACCAGCCCATTACCAAGGGCGAGACGCTGGACGCGGAGAAAGGCCAATGGGCCGGCGTTAATGAAGTCGTTTACCAGAAGACAAACAAGAGCGTCGAGCGCATCAACGCTTACTCCATCATGGAAGATCCCGAAACCAGCTGCGGCTGTTTTGAGTGCATCGTGGCCATCCTGCCTCTGGCTAACGGCGTTATGATCGTTAACCGGGAGTTCAGCGGGGAGACGCCGATCGGCATGAAGTTCTCCACACTGGCCGGCAGCGTCGGCGGCGGGGCCCAGACACCGGGCTTTCTAGGAGTAGGACGCCAGTATATTACCAGCGACAAGTTTATCAAGGCGGACGGCGGTTTTCAGCGAATCGTCTGGATGCCCAAGGAATTGAAGGACGCGCTCGCTTCGCAACTGGCGAAAAGGTCGGAGAGTATGGGAGTGCCCGACTTCGCCGAGAAAATCTGTGACGAGACGATCGCCGTGACTGAGGAAGAAGTCATGAACCACATGGCGCAGGTCAGCCATCCGGCGCTCGAGATGAACCCCATTATTGGATAA